A section of the Rhizobium sp. SSA_523 genome encodes:
- a CDS encoding response regulator has product MTARILTVDDSASIRLTTRVALSNAGYSVTEAVDGRDGLAKLSAGQFDLVVTDLNMPNMDGLTMIRELRKIPALMGVPVIFLTTESDNELKAQAKAAGATGWLTKPFDPESLVKIAKKVLGR; this is encoded by the coding sequence ATGACCGCCCGCATCCTCACCGTCGACGATTCCGCCAGCATCCGGCTGACCACGCGCGTGGCCCTTTCCAATGCCGGCTACAGCGTCACCGAGGCGGTGGATGGCCGGGACGGGCTTGCCAAACTGTCCGCTGGCCAGTTCGACCTCGTCGTGACCGATCTGAACATGCCCAATATGGACGGGCTGACGATGATCCGCGAGCTGCGCAAGATCCCGGCCTTGATGGGCGTGCCGGTGATCTTTCTCACCACCGAATCCGACAATGAACTGAAGGCGCAGGCGAAAGCCGCCGGCGCGACCGGCTGGCTCACCAAGCCGTTCGATCCGGAAAGCCTCGTCAAGATCGCCAAGAAAGTGCTCGGCCGATGA
- a CDS encoding cytochrome P450 yields the protein MVSNAMKAWSAADSRSHGPSAVMEEARSQIEQRFLDGGAVLLSVLDILNKMIASVDDLTGSLDETTARTTLEELGATASALQALMKAEASRQTRFREIATAQGLVRPHVASMQETLRYLRTFAVTAKITGAGIADFSGFAEEILQRIQEGSDQVSRFSTQLTELGSGIGPVIVKGEETISRYSQSVPHIVRGLTTGMDQLSLQRETLCQRADQVKAIAMGVQTKLAAVLSSMQVGDITRQRIEHCQASFDLLDDYLQSGDAAALTGEQRQRLTHIISNLVSAQLDQSRADFDRDTRKIVQTIASFRSDLQDITAVQSSMLCLDGDENDHPMRRLEAGVSDARHAVVDIEKVAGEADSMTKQTISAVKTLLQSISLVQLVRSDIHYMALNTNLRCGKIGEEGKAINVVTAELRSFAGQLDEVAEKTLLELKGLETAAQMLIGDPGEDVEVAGLDARLDAALERIRTVCQRMDSDLLRMSGDGQRGVEQMDIALSRLNFQAELGDLLSRCADEIRLMPNQSCSTEGLEAAIEVLGGRINRLYTMASERELHAAVLGTAAPDEAPLTVLSDDDLDAALF from the coding sequence GTGGTGTCGAATGCGATGAAAGCCTGGAGCGCTGCCGACAGCCGGTCCCACGGCCCGTCTGCCGTTATGGAAGAGGCGCGGTCCCAGATCGAGCAGCGCTTCCTGGATGGCGGCGCCGTTCTCCTCTCCGTCCTCGACATCCTTAACAAGATGATTGCATCGGTCGACGACCTGACCGGGTCGCTGGACGAAACCACCGCCCGCACCACGCTCGAAGAGCTTGGCGCGACGGCGAGCGCCCTGCAGGCGCTGATGAAGGCCGAAGCCTCCCGCCAGACCCGCTTCCGCGAGATCGCGACGGCACAAGGCCTCGTTCGGCCGCATGTGGCGAGCATGCAGGAGACCCTGCGCTACCTCCGGACCTTTGCGGTCACCGCCAAGATTACCGGCGCGGGCATAGCCGATTTTTCCGGTTTCGCCGAAGAGATCCTGCAGCGCATCCAGGAAGGCAGCGATCAGGTCAGCCGCTTCTCGACGCAACTGACGGAACTGGGATCCGGCATTGGCCCGGTGATCGTCAAGGGCGAGGAAACCATCAGCCGCTACAGCCAGAGCGTTCCGCACATCGTCAGGGGACTGACGACAGGGATGGACCAGCTGAGCCTCCAGCGGGAGACCCTGTGCCAGCGCGCCGACCAGGTGAAGGCGATTGCCATGGGCGTCCAGACCAAGCTTGCCGCCGTCCTGTCGTCCATGCAGGTGGGCGATATCACCCGCCAGCGCATCGAGCATTGCCAGGCGAGCTTCGACCTGCTGGACGATTACCTGCAATCCGGTGACGCCGCCGCCCTGACGGGCGAGCAAAGGCAGCGTCTGACGCATATCATTTCGAACCTCGTCTCTGCGCAGCTCGATCAGTCGCGCGCCGATTTCGACCGCGATACCCGCAAGATCGTCCAGACGATTGCAAGCTTCCGCTCCGACCTGCAAGACATTACGGCGGTCCAGAGTTCGATGCTGTGCCTGGACGGTGACGAAAACGATCACCCCATGCGCAGGCTCGAGGCCGGCGTTTCCGATGCGCGCCACGCCGTGGTCGACATCGAAAAGGTCGCCGGCGAGGCCGATTCGATGACGAAGCAGACCATCAGCGCGGTCAAGACGCTGCTCCAGAGCATTAGCCTGGTCCAGCTCGTGCGCAGCGACATTCACTACATGGCGCTCAACACCAATCTGCGCTGCGGCAAGATCGGCGAAGAGGGCAAGGCGATCAATGTGGTCACTGCCGAATTGCGCAGCTTTGCCGGCCAGCTCGATGAAGTGGCCGAGAAGACCCTTCTTGAGCTGAAGGGACTGGAGACGGCGGCGCAGATGCTGATCGGCGATCCGGGCGAGGATGTTGAGGTTGCCGGTCTGGATGCGCGGCTCGACGCCGCGCTCGAGCGCATTCGCACGGTGTGCCAGCGGATGGACAGCGATCTTTTGCGGATGAGCGGCGACGGGCAGAGAGGCGTCGAACAGATGGACATCGCCCTGTCGCGGTTGAATTTCCAGGCTGAACTCGGTGATCTGCTGAGCCGCTGCGCTGACGAGATCCGGCTGATGCCGAACCAAAGCTGCAGCACCGAAGGGCTGGAAGCGGCCATCGAGGTCCTGGGCGGCCGCATCAACAGGCTCTATACCATGGCGTCTGAACGCGAATTGCATGCGGCGGTGCTTGGAACCGCGGCACCCGACGAGGCGCCGCTGACGGTCCTGTCGGACGACGACCTCGATGCCGCGCTGTTCTAG
- a CDS encoding siderophore-interacting protein gives MDQPVQTPAQPPRQRPQLPSWTLTVVDAFDISPSMRRVLFTTDRIADFSYKAGQDIVLFLPDPTGEHGRRHYTVRARDRQTGTIAVDFVMHGDTLGPKFARDARAGDTVEVKGPRGRIVFNPEADWHLMTGDETCIPGLLHILEDLPEGARAFAFIEVQDASWHQAVETRGDVTMEWIDRGAVAAGPSSIMLDRIAAFALPEGRGQALIIGETSNVRAQRHHLIERGLSRDQIASEGYWRPGRNGGHDHVDD, from the coding sequence ATGGACCAGCCCGTTCAAACCCCTGCCCAGCCGCCACGCCAGCGCCCCCAGCTGCCCTCCTGGACGCTCACTGTGGTAGACGCCTTTGATATTTCGCCCAGCATGCGCCGCGTGCTGTTCACGACGGACCGGATCGCCGACTTCTCCTATAAAGCCGGTCAGGACATCGTCCTGTTTCTGCCGGACCCGACCGGAGAACACGGGCGGCGTCACTACACTGTTCGGGCGCGCGACCGTCAGACCGGCACCATTGCCGTCGATTTTGTCATGCATGGCGATACTCTGGGGCCGAAATTTGCCCGCGACGCCCGGGCCGGCGATACGGTGGAGGTGAAGGGTCCGCGCGGACGCATCGTCTTCAATCCGGAAGCCGACTGGCACCTGATGACCGGCGACGAGACCTGCATTCCCGGCCTGCTGCACATTCTGGAAGATCTGCCGGAGGGCGCGCGCGCCTTTGCCTTCATCGAAGTGCAGGATGCCTCCTGGCATCAGGCGGTCGAAACTAGGGGCGATGTCACGATGGAATGGATCGACCGGGGTGCCGTCGCAGCCGGACCGAGCAGCATCATGCTCGACCGGATCGCAGCTTTCGCTCTGCCGGAAGGCCGCGGCCAGGCGCTGATCATCGGCGAAACCAGCAATGTCCGCGCCCAGCGGCATCACCTGATCGAGCGTGGCCTGTCGCGCGACCAGATCGCGTCCGAAGGCTACTGGCGACCGGGCCGCAATGGCGGCCACGACCACGTCGATGACTGA
- the rbfA gene encoding 30S ribosome-binding factor RbfA, which yields MSKATSSAPSQRMLRVGEQVRAAVTQVLQRGEVRDDLLEKTVISVSEVRMSPDLKIATAYVTPLGVADHAKVIEALNRNAKFIRGRLAGALRQMKYMPDIRFRDDTSFDNYKKIDELLRSPEVQRDLAGEPGEDEQE from the coding sequence ATGAGCAAAGCTACATCGTCCGCGCCGTCGCAGCGCATGCTGCGTGTTGGCGAACAGGTCCGCGCCGCCGTCACCCAGGTGCTGCAACGGGGAGAGGTTCGCGACGACCTTCTTGAAAAGACCGTGATCTCGGTCTCCGAAGTGCGCATGTCGCCGGATCTGAAGATCGCCACCGCCTATGTGACGCCGCTGGGCGTGGCTGACCATGCCAAGGTCATCGAGGCCCTGAACCGCAACGCGAAATTCATTCGTGGACGGCTGGCCGGCGCCTTGCGCCAGATGAAATACATGCCCGATATCCGCTTCCGGGACGATACCAGCTTCGACAATTACAAGAAGATCGACGAGCTGCTGCGGTCGCCTGAAGTGCAGCGCGATCTTGCCGGCGAGCCGGGCGAAGACGAACAAGAATAA
- a CDS encoding chemotaxis protein CheA: MSFPDPIAVFRTEAAELLEQVEQGLLDLNHDLADKEQVDAVFRGLHTLKGSGAMFGFEALAAFTHHCETAFDQVRKGLVPATHDLVTAVLGATDHMRALIEVPGGQHDEMSETLLARLRCAVAAAAGGAGKEGGKDGGMDGADEPGGPCAADGAAPAPLPTSVSAPGSTPGSTSVSGPVSASSSGPAGQAVTYRIRFRLPQNAMANGTNPLGLLDELRELGACTVLADISPVPAIDTLVATDLYIGWTLELVTDKPRSAIDDVFIFVMDDMELSVSLAPAPDNDTAPTIAASQPSVSEPAVSEPAVPEPAVPEPAADGPAAAAAPDAPSASITAFSAPSVGASPAPASSASLATSPASPSGRAAAPADAKQQKAAENVRVPAERLDELMDRVGELVIAQSRLSQLAGSSGDLMLRAVSEDVERLSGELRDTMMVLRMVPVAQLFGRFRRLVHDLAIETGKVIELVTEGETTEVDKSVIERLADPLVHLVRNSCDHGLESAGERRASGKSPTGRILLAARQQAGEVIITIKDDGRGIDRERVRAKAESSGIIAANATLSDQDLLQLIFQPGFSTAQQVTNLSGRGVGMDVVKRTVDALRGTINVVSRPGQGSEIALAIPLTLAIIDGLLVRVGTGRYVIPLSAVEECLELSVEDDMRSRGRSFISLRDSLVPFIRLRDLFQTGTKPDPFQKVVVISTGAERVGLVVDQIIGDHQTVIKAMSKLHHDVVTFSGATILGDGGVALILDVAHLVAAGQQQEAHLRAAG; this comes from the coding sequence ATGAGTTTCCCCGATCCGATCGCCGTCTTCCGCACCGAGGCTGCCGAGCTTCTCGAGCAGGTGGAACAGGGTCTTCTCGACCTCAACCACGACCTTGCCGACAAGGAGCAGGTGGATGCGGTCTTTCGCGGTCTGCATACGCTCAAAGGCTCCGGCGCCATGTTCGGCTTCGAGGCGCTTGCCGCCTTCACCCATCATTGCGAGACCGCCTTCGACCAGGTGCGCAAGGGCCTGGTGCCGGCAACGCACGATCTCGTCACCGCCGTGCTCGGCGCCACCGACCATATGCGGGCACTCATCGAGGTGCCGGGCGGCCAGCATGACGAGATGAGCGAGACCCTGCTGGCGCGCCTGCGCTGCGCGGTTGCCGCCGCCGCGGGAGGTGCCGGAAAGGAAGGGGGCAAGGATGGGGGCATGGATGGAGCCGATGAGCCCGGCGGACCTTGTGCCGCAGATGGCGCTGCGCCGGCCCCGCTCCCGACCTCTGTCTCCGCCCCTGGATCCACCCCTGGCTCAACCTCTGTCTCTGGCCCTGTCTCTGCCTCTTCGTCCGGACCCGCCGGTCAGGCCGTGACCTATCGCATCCGCTTTCGCCTGCCACAGAATGCCATGGCCAATGGCACCAATCCGCTCGGCCTGCTCGACGAGCTGAGGGAGCTCGGCGCCTGCACCGTCCTGGCTGATATCAGCCCTGTTCCCGCCATCGATACGCTGGTCGCCACCGATCTCTACATCGGCTGGACGCTGGAGCTTGTCACCGACAAGCCGCGCTCGGCCATCGACGACGTGTTCATCTTCGTCATGGACGATATGGAGCTTTCGGTGAGCCTGGCCCCTGCGCCGGACAACGATACAGCGCCGACGATTGCCGCATCCCAGCCTTCCGTATCCGAGCCTGCCGTATCCGAGCCTGCCGTACCCGAGCCTGCCGTACCCGAGCCTGCCGCCGATGGCCCCGCTGCAGCGGCCGCGCCGGATGCGCCTTCGGCCTCCATCACCGCTTTTTCGGCCCCGTCCGTTGGCGCCTCCCCGGCGCCTGCATCTTCAGCGTCTTTGGCGACCTCCCCCGCTTCTCCTTCAGGGCGCGCCGCGGCGCCTGCCGATGCCAAGCAGCAGAAGGCTGCCGAGAATGTCCGCGTGCCGGCCGAACGGCTGGACGAGCTGATGGACCGGGTCGGCGAGCTGGTGATTGCCCAGTCGCGCCTCAGCCAGCTCGCCGGCTCTAGCGGCGACCTGATGCTGCGCGCCGTCTCCGAGGATGTCGAGCGCCTGTCGGGCGAGCTGCGCGACACGATGATGGTGCTGCGCATGGTGCCGGTGGCCCAGCTCTTCGGCCGCTTCCGCCGCCTCGTCCATGATCTGGCCATCGAGACCGGCAAGGTGATCGAGCTCGTCACCGAAGGCGAAACCACAGAGGTCGACAAGAGCGTCATCGAGCGGCTGGCCGATCCGCTCGTGCATCTGGTGCGCAATTCCTGCGATCACGGGCTGGAAAGCGCCGGGGAACGGCGCGCAAGCGGCAAATCGCCCACCGGCCGCATCCTGCTGGCCGCTCGCCAGCAGGCCGGCGAGGTCATCATCACCATCAAGGATGACGGCCGCGGCATCGACCGCGAGCGGGTGCGCGCCAAGGCCGAAAGCTCCGGCATCATCGCCGCCAATGCCACGCTTTCCGACCAGGACCTGCTGCAGCTGATCTTCCAGCCGGGCTTCTCCACCGCCCAGCAGGTCACCAACCTGTCCGGCCGCGGCGTCGGCATGGATGTCGTCAAGCGCACCGTGGATGCGCTGCGCGGCACCATCAATGTCGTCTCCAGGCCCGGCCAGGGCTCCGAGATCGCGCTCGCCATCCCGCTGACGCTGGCCATCATCGACGGCCTGCTCGTGCGCGTCGGCACGGGCCGCTACGTCATCCCGCTGTCCGCCGTCGAGGAATGTCTCGAACTCTCCGTCGAAGACGACATGCGCTCGCGCGGGCGAAGCTTCATCTCGCTGCGCGACAGCCTGGTCCCCTTCATCCGCCTGCGCGATCTTTTCCAGACCGGCACAAAGCCCGATCCCTTCCAGAAGGTCGTCGTCATCTCCACCGGCGCCGAGCGCGTCGGCCTCGTCGTCGACCAGATCATCGGCGACCACCAGACCGTGATCAAGGCCATGTCCAAGCTGCATCACGACGTCGTCACCTTCTCCGGTGCGACCATTCTCGGCGATGGCGGCGTCGCCCTCATTCTCGATGTCGCCCATCTCGTGGCGGCCGGTCAGCAACAGGAGGCGCATTTGCGCGCGGCAGGATGA
- a CDS encoding methyl-accepting chemotaxis protein → MRATIKLKLAAAFGFVIAMLIAVAALGVISLGNLNDTLEQVVEGPAARLSLAQQMSGAQLQQLRQQKNMLLAATAEEINGAIAKGDAARKEFDTSFNAVLAKATEQGMVMWNRLRDLEQDYRKQEDQIRALVQSGNQPEALRVSNTTNRATTTEIDKLFEDVVALETARLAEAKETAAADYVQTRTIMLAVAAGALLIAVIAAFWIAMSINNGLRSAVAAVQSVADGDLSSNAKITTRDEIGELLGYVNSMIERLRAVVGDALSASDNVSSGSQELSASSEQLSQGATEQASAAEQASSSMEEMAANIKQNAENASQTEKIARQSSRDAEASGQAVGKAVGAMRTIAEKISIVQEIARQTDLLALNAAVEAARAGEHGKGFAVVASEVRKLAERSQAAAAEISALSGDTVVAATEAGEMLNRLVPDIQKTAELVSEISAACREQDIGAAQINQAIQQLDQVTQQNASASEQMSATSEELAAQAEELQASIAFFRVERTHVSSSPATRIRVGKAPAPKAAQNRSAPAPVRISGGSVAAQQARVKGFALDLTTGGPDEDDDAFRQSA, encoded by the coding sequence ATGCGAGCTACAATCAAACTCAAACTGGCCGCCGCGTTCGGCTTCGTCATCGCAATGCTGATCGCGGTTGCCGCGCTCGGTGTCATCAGCCTCGGAAATCTGAATGACACGCTGGAACAGGTGGTCGAAGGACCGGCAGCGCGCCTCAGCCTTGCCCAGCAGATGAGCGGCGCCCAGCTGCAGCAGCTGCGCCAGCAGAAGAATATGCTCCTGGCCGCCACCGCGGAAGAGATCAACGGCGCGATCGCCAAGGGCGATGCAGCGCGCAAGGAATTCGATACCTCCTTCAATGCCGTCCTGGCCAAGGCCACCGAACAGGGCATGGTGATGTGGAACAGGCTGCGGGACCTGGAACAGGATTATCGCAAGCAGGAAGACCAGATCCGCGCCCTGGTCCAGTCTGGCAACCAGCCGGAGGCACTGCGCGTCTCCAATACCACGAACCGCGCGACGACGACCGAGATCGACAAGCTTTTCGAGGATGTGGTTGCCTTGGAAACGGCGCGGCTCGCCGAGGCCAAGGAAACGGCAGCGGCTGATTACGTACAGACGCGCACCATCATGCTGGCCGTGGCGGCAGGCGCCCTGTTGATTGCAGTGATTGCGGCCTTCTGGATCGCCATGTCGATCAACAATGGTCTGCGCAGCGCCGTTGCCGCCGTACAGAGCGTTGCCGATGGCGATCTCTCCTCCAATGCCAAGATCACGACGCGCGACGAAATCGGCGAACTTCTCGGCTATGTCAATTCGATGATCGAACGCCTGCGGGCGGTGGTGGGCGACGCGCTGTCGGCCTCCGACAATGTCTCCTCCGGCAGCCAGGAATTGTCGGCAAGCTCGGAACAGCTGAGCCAGGGCGCGACCGAACAGGCCTCGGCGGCCGAACAGGCCTCCTCCTCGATGGAAGAAATGGCGGCCAATATCAAGCAGAACGCCGAAAATGCCAGCCAGACGGAGAAGATCGCCCGCCAGTCGTCGCGCGATGCCGAAGCCTCCGGCCAGGCCGTCGGCAAGGCCGTCGGCGCCATGCGCACCATCGCCGAGAAGATCTCCATCGTGCAGGAAATCGCCCGCCAGACCGATCTTCTGGCGCTGAATGCGGCTGTCGAAGCGGCGCGCGCCGGCGAACATGGCAAGGGCTTTGCCGTGGTGGCCTCGGAAGTGCGCAAGCTTGCCGAGCGCAGCCAGGCCGCGGCCGCGGAAATCTCCGCCCTGTCCGGCGACACGGTGGTTGCGGCAACGGAGGCCGGCGAAATGCTGAACCGTCTGGTGCCCGACATCCAGAAGACCGCGGAACTGGTTTCGGAAATCTCGGCCGCCTGCCGCGAACAGGATATCGGCGCTGCCCAGATCAACCAGGCGATCCAGCAGCTCGACCAGGTGACGCAGCAAAATGCCAGCGCCTCCGAACAGATGTCCGCGACATCGGAAGAACTGGCCGCACAGGCCGAGGAACTGCAGGCCTCCATCGCCTTCTTCCGGGTGGAGCGCACGCATGTCTCCAGCAGCCCGGCAACCCGGATCCGGGTCGGCAAGGCTCCGGCCCCGAAAGCGGCGCAGAACCGCTCCGCACCGGCGCCCGTGCGGATCTCCGGCGGCAGCGTTGCCGCCCAGCAGGCACGGGTGAAGGGCTTCGCGCTGGATCTGACGACCGGTGGTCCGGACGAAGACGACGACGCCTTCCGCCAGAGCGCCTGA
- a CDS encoding protein-glutamate O-methyltransferase CheR, with protein sequence MTSNLAVSRQPVDDSLSRRNFDRLADYIYKYSGIKMPINKITMLEGRLRKRLRATQIASFDQYCTYLFDHDGLDSESVYLIDAVTTNKTDFFREPAHFDYLIGKALPDLLQSEPRHLRLWSSACSTGAEPFTLAMVMREALEARPDLTFTVTATDLSTEVLQTARRAIYPRDQMEPVPAALRRKYVMEPVDPRRGEVRIAPVLRRHVAFGRMNLMDKKYPVQDGQHVIFCRNVLIYFDKPTQLHVLSRLCECLLPGGYLFIGHSETAAGLNLPIRQVANTVFKRV encoded by the coding sequence GTGACATCTAATTTAGCAGTATCGCGCCAGCCCGTCGATGACAGCCTCAGCCGGCGAAACTTCGACCGTCTCGCCGATTACATCTATAAATACAGCGGCATCAAAATGCCGATCAACAAGATCACGATGCTGGAGGGCCGGCTGCGCAAACGGCTCCGTGCCACCCAGATCGCGAGTTTCGACCAATATTGCACCTATCTCTTCGATCACGATGGCCTGGACAGCGAATCCGTCTATTTGATCGACGCCGTCACCACCAACAAGACGGATTTCTTCCGCGAGCCGGCGCATTTCGACTACCTGATCGGCAAGGCACTGCCGGATCTCCTGCAGTCGGAGCCGCGCCATCTTCGCCTGTGGAGTTCGGCCTGTTCCACCGGTGCTGAACCCTTCACGCTTGCCATGGTGATGCGGGAGGCCCTGGAAGCGCGCCCCGACCTTACCTTCACGGTGACGGCCACCGATCTTTCCACCGAGGTTCTGCAGACGGCGCGCCGCGCCATCTATCCCCGCGACCAGATGGAGCCGGTGCCAGCCGCGCTTCGCCGCAAATATGTGATGGAGCCGGTCGACCCCCGCCGGGGCGAGGTGCGGATAGCGCCTGTGCTGCGCCGCCACGTCGCCTTCGGACGCATGAACCTGATGGACAAGAAATATCCGGTTCAGGATGGCCAGCACGTCATCTTCTGCCGCAACGTTCTCATCTACTTCGACAAGCCGACCCAGCTCCATGTCCTGTCGCGTCTGTGCGAATGCCTGCTGCCGGGGGGCTATCTTTTCATCGGCCATTCAGAGACGGCAGCCGGCTTGAACCTGCCCATCCGACAGGTCGCCAACACTGTCTTCAAGCGGGTATAG
- a CDS encoding STAS domain-containing protein, with amino-acid sequence MDQNCIALRLDGNLTLRSISAHQERLLSALSQHGLVELDLAGDAQFDLSFLQLLESARIYAGTAGRVVRLSRAADGSLLDLLDRAGFLSAMTAQDRHFWLHEGVTA; translated from the coding sequence ATGGACCAGAACTGTATTGCGCTACGCCTTGACGGCAATCTCACGCTCCGGTCGATTTCGGCGCATCAGGAGAGGCTTCTGTCTGCTCTGTCGCAGCACGGTTTGGTTGAGCTCGACCTTGCCGGTGATGCGCAATTCGATCTGAGTTTTCTGCAGCTTTTGGAATCGGCCCGCATTTATGCGGGCACGGCCGGCCGTGTTGTCCGCCTGTCGCGTGCCGCCGATGGCAGCCTTCTCGATCTTCTGGATCGGGCCGGCTTTCTCTCGGCCATGACGGCTCAGGACCGGCACTTCTGGCTTCATGAAGGAGTAACCGCATGA
- a CDS encoding chemotaxis protein CheW, with translation MSSDQEAQFVTFSLGAEIFAVPVDVVREILDHEEAFRIPHGPEYLLGLRDVRGQGVPVIDLRLRLGMSRTDKTPHTRILVIDVPIAGRILTLGLVADRVYEVVPFQKSRIESPPDIGIAWRSDYIAGVVRRDGGFVVIVDLARLFSDSGSALSSSALSSSALASSALTNLAQPDHQSVA, from the coding sequence ATGTCCAGCGACCAGGAAGCCCAGTTCGTGACCTTCAGCCTCGGCGCGGAAATCTTTGCCGTGCCGGTGGATGTGGTGCGCGAGATCCTCGACCATGAGGAGGCCTTCAGGATCCCGCATGGGCCGGAGTATCTTCTCGGGCTGCGCGATGTGCGCGGCCAGGGCGTCCCGGTCATCGACCTGCGCCTGCGGCTCGGAATGTCGCGCACGGACAAGACACCGCATACCCGAATCCTGGTGATCGATGTGCCGATTGCCGGCCGCATCCTCACTCTCGGCCTTGTCGCCGACCGGGTCTACGAGGTCGTGCCCTTCCAGAAGAGCCGGATCGAGAGCCCCCCGGATATCGGCATTGCCTGGCGTTCCGATTATATTGCCGGCGTCGTGCGCCGCGATGGCGGCTTCGTCGTCATCGTCGATCTCGCCCGCCTCTTCTCCGATTCCGGCAGCGCTCTTTCCAGCAGCGCTCTTTCCAGCAGCGCCCTTGCCAGCAGCGCCCTTACCAACCTCGCACAGCCAGATCATCAAAGCGTCGCATGA
- a CDS encoding DUF475 domain-containing protein, which produces MSQPTTHHSALGYFRWAFIVTIIGLILGGVLGWQTTGTLGGMLTVFFICAVLAVLEISLSFDNAIVNANKLKDMTPVWQHRFLTWGILIAVFGMRIVFPLLIVVIAAGIGPIDAIILAAAQPEEYARIMNDAHLPIAAFGGTFLMMVGLTFFFNHEKDVHWVEFIESRIARFATIKGVEIAFVLLLIMLFSQLLPEAEASTFVYSAVYGLLTFLLVEVLGGALDASQKTMSEAAKGGLGAFIYLEVLDASFSFDGVIGAFALTQNLFIIAIGLGIGAMYVRSMTIMLVEKGTLAEYRYLEHGAFYAILILSVIMYIQTLYHIPEVITGLGGAGLIGLSLWSSIRHNRMERRQADDLDLHQGV; this is translated from the coding sequence ATGAGCCAGCCCACCACCCACCATAGCGCGCTCGGCTATTTCCGCTGGGCCTTCATCGTCACGATCATCGGCCTCATCCTTGGTGGCGTCCTCGGATGGCAAACCACCGGCACTTTGGGCGGCATGCTCACCGTCTTCTTCATCTGCGCCGTGCTGGCGGTGCTGGAAATCTCGCTGTCCTTCGACAATGCGATCGTCAATGCCAACAAGCTGAAGGACATGACACCGGTCTGGCAGCACCGGTTCCTGACCTGGGGCATTCTGATCGCGGTGTTCGGAATGCGCATCGTCTTCCCGCTCCTGATCGTCGTCATCGCCGCCGGCATCGGCCCGATCGACGCCATCATTCTGGCGGCCGCACAGCCGGAAGAATATGCGCGCATCATGAATGACGCCCATTTGCCGATCGCGGCCTTTGGCGGCACCTTCCTGATGATGGTCGGCCTCACCTTCTTCTTCAACCATGAAAAGGATGTGCACTGGGTCGAATTCATCGAAAGCCGCATCGCGCGCTTTGCCACGATCAAGGGCGTGGAAATCGCCTTCGTCCTCCTTTTGATCATGCTGTTTTCGCAGCTCCTGCCGGAGGCGGAAGCGTCCACCTTCGTCTATTCGGCGGTCTATGGTCTGCTGACATTCCTCTTGGTGGAAGTGCTGGGCGGCGCATTGGATGCCTCGCAGAAAACCATGAGCGAAGCCGCCAAAGGCGGACTTGGCGCCTTCATCTATCTCGAAGTGCTGGATGCGAGCTTCTCCTTCGACGGCGTCATCGGCGCTTTCGCCCTTACACAGAACCTCTTCATCATTGCCATCGGCCTTGGGATCGGAGCCATGTATGTCCGTTCCATGACGATCATGCTGGTGGAAAAGGGCACGCTCGCCGAATACCGCTATCTGGAACATGGCGCTTTCTACGCCATCCTGATCCTGTCGGTGATCATGTATATCCAGACCCTCTACCACATTCCGGAAGTCATCACCGGTCTGGGAGGCGCCGGCCTGATCGGTCTCTCCCTCTGGTCGTCCATTCGCCATAACCGTATGGAACGCCGGCAGGCAGACGATCTCGACCTGCATCAGGGCGTCTAG
- a CDS encoding chemotaxis protein CheW: protein MSEALRKLPDHLWEGRQEIEVLAFEIAGEMFALEAVKVQEILDLLPETPVPGAKPFVASVINFRGKVIPLADIRLAFGMEATTTTIDSRIIVIELDLDGEPTLTGIRTDKVHEVTTLEQANGEPPPSVGMRWRPDFIDCLVRRQGEFIIIPNLKTIFSAQKERNLSQGHPAASPD from the coding sequence ATGAGCGAAGCATTGCGCAAGCTACCAGACCATCTTTGGGAAGGCCGCCAGGAGATCGAGGTCCTCGCCTTCGAGATCGCCGGCGAAATGTTCGCGCTCGAGGCGGTGAAAGTCCAGGAAATCCTCGACCTTCTGCCCGAAACCCCGGTGCCCGGCGCCAAGCCCTTCGTCGCAAGCGTCATCAACTTCCGCGGCAAGGTCATCCCGCTGGCCGATATCCGGCTCGCCTTCGGCATGGAGGCAACCACCACCACCATCGACAGCCGCATCATCGTCATCGAACTCGATCTCGACGGCGAGCCGACCTTGACCGGAATCCGGACCGACAAGGTCCACGAGGTCACCACACTCGAACAGGCCAATGGCGAACCGCCGCCCAGCGTCGGAATGCGCTGGAGGCCAGACTTCATCGACTGCCTCGTCAGACGTCAGGGCGAGTTCATCATCATTCCAAACCTCAAGACCATCTTCTCCGCTCAGAAGGAGCGGAATCTATCTCAAGGCCACCCGGCCGCATCGCCAGACTGA